The Branchiostoma lanceolatum isolate klBraLanc5 chromosome 12, klBraLanc5.hap2, whole genome shotgun sequence DNA segment gctcatgaattcaatatgttacattttgtataacctgcgagtgagtgaatttgacacaaagtgtgtatgtttccttcaagtgccatcctggtaactactacaaccccctcccccctcagtgctgctcattttgtcccctagggttaatggactactccttattattgcataaaatacactgacaaatcagttatgcaaataagcggattctactgtatatgtttGAAGAGTTATACCCTTATGATTTTTCCCCAGGACGGGGGATGATACAAACTTACCGGAACCTTTTGCCCATTTCTGACGTCACGTTTTCTCAGTCATTAGTTGAGTGGGAAATACTTGCCTGTGAGTTTGTATTAATTGTAAAACATTCATCATGACttttaaaatttcatttcaaCTCTCTAGATCCGCCTCGTCCGCAGACCACGCCTGCTCCCGTTACCGAGGCCCCGGCTACCGAGGCCCCGGCTACCGAGGCCCCAGCTACCGAGGCCCCGGCCCGCCCGCAGCCCGGTACCTGCACTCTCCCGCCGAGGACCGGCCGCTGCCGCGCCTACGTATCGCGGTACTACTATCACGCCGGGACCGGCCGCTGTCTGCAGTTCGTGTACGGAGGCTGCGGGACAAACGGGAACAATTTCCGCAGCCTGGCGGAGTGTCAGCAGCAGTGCGGCGCCCCTCCCCAGTCCACCCCCGGCCAGCAGGATCCAGACGTCTGCAGTCTCCCGCTGGATGCAGGGCCGAAATGTGAGCAGTATCAAGTCAGGTTCGTAGGATCGTCAGTGAGCATATtcacctccgtgaaaacggaggtattgttttcggtctgtttgtttgtttgttttgctttctttgGTGTGAGCTCAGTCAAGTTTCCCGCTGGCACGGGCCAAAGCTTGTTCCCGGGCTGAGCTGTCAAAAAGTCATTTGAATTTTCATACGAGCCAAACTAAGGTTTTCAACCATATTTCAACTGCAACGATTGTTAGTGCAGAGTTCTGGGTACCTGACCCATCGCGGGAGTCACGTGTCCCTAAGGTGACGTGTCCAATGTGTGGTGCGTCGTTTATCCAGAGGAAAGGCTGTCAGACTGACTGAAGATTCTGTATCTTGTTGTGTTGCAACGAGTTtgaaattagcataattttacATGCATTCCAACAGCGATGATCTCTTGCTGAGTTATAAGAATAGAGACTATAGATTTATCGATCACGATGCACGATCTTTCATTCATTGGTCCATTCGCCCTGTCCTTCCCACAGGTACTATTACCGCTCGGAAGACGGGGAGTGTCATCTCTACCTCCATGGTGGTTGCCAAGGCAACGGAAATAGCTTCGTCAGCAAGAGCGCCTGTGAGGCCCGGTGTAAACCAGGTACGTAACAAATCATGGAGAGAGATttgtttgcgacacaacaaaactaCAGGGACGCTCGTAAGGTATCCCAGCTACAACTATAGATACAcaacaatatgatgatgattttaacaTAGTAATGACAGGGTATATCAATATAGCCTTAAGTCTCTCGTATACAGTTTCTAGTATCCAAACATTCTGTAGTGTatttactacatacatgtatgcaccaaGGGTGACTCAATTTTCTGCTCCCAAATTTCTTTTAACTATCAACCTTTGAACTTGTAATTACCCACGTACTAGCTGTCAACAAAACGTACGTgaattcatctccaagcagatctacacggtgccaaagtCGAATaagccagccagagaagctccagtcagccagagaagctctagtcagccagagaagctccagtcaggcaCCGTAGTAGGTTcccttctctggctgactggagcttctctggctggcttATACGATTCTGGCACCGTGTAGCTCTGCCTGGAGATTATAAGTGAATATATTTGAAGCGTAATGTGCAGAAACAGTCATTCCTTCATTCAGTTACTCAAACAATTTTCGTTGTCCCGCTGATGTTGATATGTCTTCACCCATGTCCTACAGCTACCTGTACCCCGTGCCCTCTCCGCTGGTCGGGCAGCCTGTCTAAACACTACTGCCACAGCGGCTTCGGTAAGTACCATGGGAACGAGAATATTGCTGCTTATTCAAATCCTAAGAACTTTAAGGTCTTGAAGGGGGGGGAAAAGGGACAGTGTTCATGTGAAGATCaatctcattttttttttccattgagaaTTAATTGTAAGCTTTCCGCTTTTTTCTCTCTATCATTTTCTGCCATTTACGatgctattttcttttttcctgGATATTGATTTGATAAACTTGAAACTTAAAAGGGAAGCGTCGGAACATGAATCCTTGCAGTTGGGAAAGATATAGATGTATGCGGCCTATTATAAAGCtgattagtctctaccagactaactacgtatAAGCTGGCTATATGGGGAGAATGAtttaccaggggagtttggccatagGGTTTAGCTGGAGgaggaaatgttaaccttcccacggaatgactctcctggccaattattctcccttttgccgaattctacgatcacTGTCTCTGTAGTACGGCCTAATGGATAATGACTTTGCTATTGTCTTTCTCTCAGTGATCACCGGAAAGGTGATGAACATCCGGCGGGTCAGCCCTTTGGACGACAGGAGCATCGTGCAGGTACACGTTACCCAGATGCACCGCGGCGGCGGCCTCGTTCTGGACGGGCGCACGCGCACTGCCATGATCATCACGGAGGACCAGTTTGCGGAATGCGCATGCCCAAAACTAACTGAAGGTGCGATTTGATTTACGTCTAACTTTACATATCGTATCTTCCGAGAATATTGTTGGTGTTCACATTTTTATCATTCTCATATGCCAAGCCACGCCGTGCACGTGGCTTGTATACAATATGCCTTTAATAGGGAGGTTCTTctaaactgggctgaggtttccacttttgtgggcgtggcctctaaccagcggCTAGCCAATCAGGGAATCGTTTTTACCTAAAGAAAATATCTACGTAGGAGAATACATTATGCTGTCCTTCTCACATTGTGTAGTATCATATATGGACCTTCACATTTATTTATATAAACAGGTAAGAACTTCATCTTGATGGGCAGCGTGAACGGAGGGTACGGCATGGTCAACAGGTGGAACTACGTACGACCGCTGGACAACGCCGCCTACCGAGATCTGATGAATGTGCACCACTCCGGTAACCCTTGCAGAGGTTATGGACGCTAAGTCAGGATGAATGTGTTTTCATGATGTATAAGCGTTGATGACATATGAGTCTTTTCTCATAGACAATGTATTATCCCATTATTTTAACAACTTTTGCATCAGTGTCAtcatttatataatgtcatttttGCAGAAATAAGGTTATACATTATATTTCATGGTGTCGTTCCTAAGAATTGACATTTCACAGCCATGTGGATTCATTTCTTTATTCGACAATCTTACTATTTCATTTGTACTGAAGACTCCATTTTGTATAAAACTGTATGAATACATGTCGATACGTCCTCATCATTGTAAGATATATATTCCAAATTCATCGTAAGCAAGTGAACTGAAGATGAGATGTATAGTATTCCTTATGGTTGATCCTATAGATATGATATGCAAAGAAGATATAGTGTGCTCTGTCgttcaaaatgtttaaaaaaaaagatatctattaacattccaGATATATAAGAAGGCCCGCAGAAAACCCGCTAAGCAAAGTCCCATCGTAACGGTTGTACCCACGAACGTACATTTTCAAAAAAGCATATACTGATAGGATACATTTGTTGAATGCATATGTGAAATATAGATCCTAGTAAAAAGTAGAAAATTACTTATATAATTACTAATAGTATCTACTAATAGATTTCTAGCATCAAACCCTTGAATTGTGTCAGTCTTAGTAATAACCCCTTACCGACCTCCACGAGAAGATCAAATTGCTAAAATGTTGGCCTTTGTGGGAATTGGGAAATCGACAAATGCTCGCAAGATTTGCAAGGTTGACCTTAAATTTGAAAAATGCAACCACGTGGATAAACGTATTCAGGGTATCATAgtaagaaaaatatcaaaatattacGATATAGACGGCAGCTCTACCTTGCATTTTACCAAAGATGGTCGATTTACACATTTCTACAATACTAGCTCTTTGTGGTAATATGAATAGTCGATGCTATTATTGT contains these protein-coding regions:
- the LOC136446024 gene encoding WAP, Kazal, immunoglobulin, Kunitz and NTR domain-containing protein 2-like, which encodes MKMLGSFVLLAVFAAAYGQAFFRQKAGSCPPVDPDSFGPCADLCEADRDCPGELLCCPNACGATVCQEPVLHSTEAPPPPPTDPCLEVTCMQQGASCEVMNGQSMCTCPSGCSRFGQSPVCDASGNSYNNQCVLDAVACQLGITLETVTCPQPTDPPRPQTTPAPVTEAPATEAPATEAPATEAPARPQPGTCTLPPRTGRCRAYVSRYYYHAGTGRCLQFVYGGCGTNGNNFRSLAECQQQCGAPPQSTPGQQDPDVCSLPLDAGPKCEQYQVRYYYRSEDGECHLYLHGGCQGNGNSFVSKSACEARCKPATCTPCPLRWSGSLSKHYCHSGFVITGKVMNIRRVSPLDDRSIVQVHVTQMHRGGGLVLDGRTRTAMIITEDQFAECACPKLTEGKNFILMGSVNGGYGMVNRWNYVRPLDNAAYRDLMNVHHSGNPCRGYGR